Proteins encoded within one genomic window of Arachis ipaensis cultivar K30076 chromosome B08, Araip1.1, whole genome shotgun sequence:
- the LOC107614452 gene encoding protein SRG1 isoform X2, which translates to MEVTLKKNNPSGTSILVPSVQELAKQKLSSVPPRYVQPQQDHDLVISEADHALEIPVIDLQRLLSTEYGDSELAKLHHASKHWGFFQLVNHGVSTCLIEKVKLEMQDFFNLPMSEKKKYWQSPEHMEGFGQAFVQSEDQKLDWADIFYMLTLPNHMRVPHLFPQLPLPFRETMELYSQELKNLAIVIITQMAKALKIEEEEIRELFEDGIQMMRMNYYPPCPEPEKVIGLTPHSDSVGLTILLQANEVEGLQIRKDNGIWAPVKPLSNAFVINIGDILEALVLDKSTDKRAK; encoded by the exons ATGGAAGTGACCTTGAAGAAGAACAACCCATCTGGGACATCAATTCTGGTGCCAAGTGTTCAAGAATTGGCCAAACAAAAATTGTCTAGTGTTCCACCCAGATACGTTCAGCCACAACAAGATCATGATCTGGTAATCTCTGAAGCTGATCATGCACTTGAGATTCCAGTTATTGATTTGCAGAGATTGCTTTCTACTGAGTATGGAGATTCTGAATTAGCCAAACTTCACCATGCTTCTAAACATTGGGGATTCTTTCAG CTTGTAAACCATGGAGTTAGCACTTGTCTGATTGAGAAGGTAAAGTTGGAGATGCAAGATTTCTTCAACCTTCCAATgtcagaaaagaaaaaatattggcAAAGTCCAGAACATATGGAGGGGTTTGGACAAGCATTTGTTCAGAGTGAAGACCAGAAACTTGATTGGGCTGATATATTCTATATGCTCACACTACCAAACCACATGAGAGTTCCCCACTTATTTCCACAACTTCCTCTCCCCTTCAG AGAAACTATGGAACTTTACTCACAAGAATTGAAAAACTTAGCCATAGTTATTATTACTCAAATGGCTAAGGCTTTGAAGATAGAAGAAGAGGAAATAAGAGAATTATTTGAAGATGGAATTCAAATGATGAGGATGAACTATTATCCTCCATGTCCTGAACCGGAAAAGGTTATTGGTCTCACACCACATTCGGATTCAGTTGGTTTAACTATACTCCTACAAGCCAATGAAGTTGAAGGATTGCAGATAAGAAAGGATAATGGCATTTGGGCTCCTGTTAAACCATTATCTAATGCCTTTGTCATCAACATTGGGGACATATTAGAG GCGCTTGTTCTTGACAAAAGCACGGACAAAAGAGCCAAATAG